In a genomic window of Aeromicrobium panaciterrae:
- a CDS encoding DUF4126 domain-containing protein translates to MDLAALVFSSGWASGVNAYATVGVLGLLARFTETSIVPDAFARTDVLVVAGVMFLVEFVVDKIPWLDSVWDGISTVVRPTVGAWVAYQLAGDSSGVDQALLTTLGGSTALASHGVKSGVRLAVNTSPEPFSNGIVSTTEDIGVITVVSLAVAHPWWALGITASLLIAGAVTVFLLWKTISRARRRRREANA, encoded by the coding sequence ATGGACCTCGCGGCGCTGGTCTTCTCCAGCGGCTGGGCCAGCGGTGTCAACGCGTACGCGACTGTCGGCGTGCTCGGCCTGCTCGCTCGCTTCACTGAGACGTCGATCGTGCCCGACGCATTCGCTCGCACCGACGTGCTCGTCGTGGCTGGTGTCATGTTCCTGGTTGAGTTCGTCGTCGACAAGATCCCGTGGCTCGACTCGGTCTGGGATGGCATCTCCACCGTCGTACGACCGACGGTCGGAGCGTGGGTTGCGTACCAACTCGCCGGCGATTCGTCCGGTGTCGACCAGGCGTTGCTCACCACCCTCGGCGGCAGTACCGCTTTGGCGTCCCACGGTGTGAAGTCCGGCGTACGACTCGCGGTCAACACGTCGCCCGAGCCGTTCAGCAACGGGATCGTCAGCACCACCGAAGACATCGGCGTGATCACCGTCGTCTCGCTCGCCGTGGCCCATCCGTGGTGGGCACTCGGCATCACCGCATCGCTCCTCATCGCTGGAGCGGTCACCGTCTTCCTGCTGTGGAAGACCATCAGCAGAGCACGGCGTCGACGGCGCGAAGCGAACGCGTAG
- the metF gene encoding methylenetetrahydrofolate reductase [NAD(P)H] yields the protein MPADDRSFLEVLRGPNPTTSFEFFPPKDDEGEDVLWKTIADLEALDPTFVSVTYGAGGTSQERTVRITARIAEQTSMRPVGHLTLVAQTKGEIESVLKQYAAAGVDDVLVLRGDPKGGPRAPWEPHPDGMNHAIDLVELASELGGFCIGVAAFPEGHPDAESLEHDAEVLVAKANAGADYAITQLFFRASDYFSLVERVRELGSDIPIVPGIMPILNFSQVARMAELSGAALPPEVLEQIEPIQDDKDAVRAKGIELATQLCRDLLAGGAPGLHFITLNRSKATREIFEALRADNLV from the coding sequence ATGCCCGCCGATGATCGCTCCTTCCTCGAAGTCCTGCGCGGACCCAACCCGACGACCTCGTTTGAGTTCTTCCCGCCGAAGGACGACGAGGGCGAAGACGTGCTCTGGAAGACCATCGCCGACCTCGAGGCGCTGGATCCGACGTTCGTCTCGGTCACGTATGGAGCGGGCGGCACCAGCCAGGAGCGCACCGTACGCATTACGGCTCGCATTGCCGAGCAGACGTCGATGCGTCCCGTCGGCCACCTGACGCTCGTGGCGCAGACCAAGGGTGAGATCGAGTCAGTCCTCAAGCAGTACGCCGCTGCGGGAGTCGACGACGTGCTCGTGCTTCGCGGTGACCCCAAGGGTGGACCGCGTGCTCCTTGGGAGCCGCACCCCGATGGCATGAACCACGCGATCGACCTCGTCGAACTGGCTTCTGAGCTTGGCGGGTTCTGTATTGGTGTCGCGGCATTCCCCGAAGGACACCCCGACGCCGAGAGTCTTGAGCATGACGCGGAGGTGCTGGTGGCCAAGGCCAACGCTGGCGCCGACTACGCGATCACGCAGCTGTTCTTTCGAGCATCCGACTATTTCTCGCTGGTCGAGCGCGTACGAGAGCTCGGCAGCGACATCCCGATCGTTCCGGGCATCATGCCGATCCTCAACTTCTCGCAGGTTGCCCGCATGGCTGAGCTGTCCGGTGCTGCACTCCCGCCAGAGGTGCTGGAGCAGATCGAGCCGATTCAGGACGACAAGGACGCTGTGCGCGCCAAGGGCATCGAGCTCGCAACGCAGCTGTGCCGCGACCTGCTTGCCGGTGGAGCGCCAGGCCTGCACTTCATCACCCTCAACCGCTCCAAGGCGACACGAGAGATCTTCGAGGCGCTGCGCGCCGACAACCTCGTCTAG
- a CDS encoding FAD-dependent oxidoreductase: MAQVVVVGGGFAGMSVAARLAKVRHDVTLVEASEQLGGRLRGVTIDGTARQIELDTVTLPAVFRDLFRKSGQPLESVLELELTTGRRHVFKDKSILDLPLGNRGDQHAAVTKAFGEDEWSPWVDGLADAWDVIRRTALDQVFIGKPAVDRTVRKALRARRSISYVADRLPDERLAKMVLNPLRLAGQDRVVIPGFAAVSHYIERNFGRWRFTGGLPALAEALEARLAERKVTIALGESAHELVRDGDQVTGVVTDKRTIPAEVVVWCAPNWPAPLPAPRTMQVIPASRTLITLTDDAPELPEEILVHANPPIRLFSGGKGVWTIEHRSGEDVLDALVRFGIDLRDHVTSRTDLTPSDLVRLGHWGWAWQGLSTAWELPGVAPSGGLYFAGAHAHPGGSLEAIGMATAAIAEDIGPASR, translated from the coding sequence ATGGCGCAGGTCGTAGTGGTCGGAGGCGGCTTCGCCGGTATGTCGGTCGCAGCGCGCCTTGCGAAGGTGCGCCACGACGTCACGCTGGTAGAGGCGTCGGAACAGCTCGGCGGTCGGCTGCGTGGTGTCACGATCGACGGGACAGCGCGTCAGATCGAGCTCGACACGGTGACCTTGCCGGCAGTGTTCCGCGATCTTTTTCGCAAGTCGGGTCAACCGCTCGAAAGCGTCCTCGAGCTTGAGTTGACCACTGGCCGCCGTCACGTGTTCAAGGACAAGTCGATCCTCGACCTCCCGCTCGGTAACCGCGGTGATCAGCACGCCGCGGTGACCAAGGCCTTCGGTGAGGACGAGTGGTCTCCCTGGGTCGACGGGCTCGCCGACGCTTGGGATGTCATACGACGTACTGCGCTGGATCAGGTGTTCATCGGCAAACCGGCCGTCGATCGCACGGTCCGCAAGGCTCTTCGAGCACGTCGAAGCATCTCGTATGTCGCCGACCGGCTGCCCGACGAGCGCCTCGCGAAGATGGTCCTCAACCCGCTCCGCCTCGCCGGCCAGGATCGCGTCGTGATCCCAGGATTCGCGGCGGTGAGTCACTACATCGAGCGCAACTTCGGGCGGTGGCGCTTCACCGGCGGGCTCCCCGCTCTCGCTGAAGCACTGGAGGCACGGCTCGCCGAACGCAAGGTCACGATCGCCCTCGGTGAGTCCGCCCACGAACTCGTACGCGACGGCGACCAGGTGACCGGCGTCGTCACGGACAAGCGGACGATCCCCGCCGAAGTTGTGGTGTGGTGCGCTCCGAACTGGCCCGCTCCCCTGCCTGCGCCTCGCACCATGCAGGTCATCCCCGCGAGTCGTACGTTGATCACCCTCACTGACGACGCACCCGAACTTCCCGAGGAGATCCTCGTTCACGCCAACCCGCCCATCCGGCTGTTCTCCGGCGGCAAGGGCGTATGGACGATCGAACATCGCAGCGGCGAGGACGTCCTCGACGCACTCGTACGTTTTGGCATCGACCTGCGAGATCACGTGACGTCGCGAACGGATCTCACTCCGAGCGACCTCGTACGCCTCGGCCATTGGGGTTGGGCCTGGCAAGGCTTGAGTACGGCTTGGGAACTACCCGGAGTCGCGCCCAGCGGTGGTCTTTATTTCGCCGGCGCACATGCGCATCCAGGCGGATCGCTCGAAGCGATCGGCATGGCGACTGCCGCCATCGCCGAGGACATCGGTCCGGCCAGCCGCTAG